One segment of Saprospiraceae bacterium DNA contains the following:
- the groL gene encoding chaperonin GroEL (60 kDa chaperone family; promotes refolding of misfolded polypeptides especially under stressful conditions; forms two stacked rings of heptamers to form a barrel-shaped 14mer; ends can be capped by GroES; misfolded proteins enter the barrel where they are refolded when GroES binds), with amino-acid sequence MSAKQISFNTDAREKLKEGVDALANAVKVTLGPKGRNVVIQKSFGAPAITKDGVTVAKEIELEDAVANMGAQMVKEVASKTADAAGDGTTTATVLAQAMVTAGLKNVAAGSNPMDLKRGIDKAVKTVVEDLKKQTETIGDDFDKIQQVAAISANNDEEIGKLIASAMKRVSKDGVITVEEAKGTETYMDVVEGMQFDRGYLSPYFITDAEKMVADYENPYLLITDKKISNMQDLVPVLEKSLQTGRPLLIIAEDVDSQALGVLVVNRLRAGLKVVAVKAPGFGDRRKAMLEDIAILTGGTVISEEQGYKLENAGLEHLGQCERITVDKDNTTIVGGKGKSDDIKARVNQIKQQIESTTSDYDREKLQERLAKLSGGVAVLYVGAATEVEMKEKKDRVDDALHATRAAIEEGIVPGGGVALVRSLGSLSSLKGVNEDENFGIQIVRKSLEAPIRIIAENAGIDGSVVFHKVADEKGAFGYNARTDKYEDLKKAGIIDPTKVTRIALENAASIAGLVLTTECVINEKPEKKAAAHSHPGMGGMDMM; translated from the coding sequence ATGTCTGCAAAGCAAATCTCCTTCAATACCGACGCCCGCGAAAAACTCAAAGAAGGCGTTGATGCGCTCGCCAATGCTGTCAAAGTGACCCTTGGCCCCAAAGGTCGCAACGTGGTGATTCAAAAATCTTTTGGCGCTCCCGCCATCACCAAAGACGGTGTCACTGTTGCCAAAGAAATCGAACTGGAAGACGCGGTAGCCAACATGGGTGCCCAGATGGTGAAAGAAGTGGCCAGCAAAACCGCCGATGCGGCTGGCGATGGCACCACTACCGCCACCGTGCTCGCTCAAGCCATGGTGACCGCCGGCCTGAAAAACGTGGCTGCCGGCTCGAATCCCATGGATTTGAAGCGCGGCATTGACAAGGCCGTCAAAACAGTGGTAGAAGACCTGAAGAAACAGACCGAGACGATTGGCGACGATTTCGACAAAATCCAGCAAGTAGCCGCCATTTCTGCCAACAATGACGAGGAAATCGGCAAACTCATCGCCAGTGCCATGAAGCGTGTTTCCAAAGATGGTGTCATCACGGTAGAGGAAGCCAAAGGCACCGAAACTTATATGGACGTGGTGGAAGGTATGCAATTCGACCGCGGCTACCTCAGCCCCTACTTCATCACCGATGCCGAAAAGATGGTGGCAGATTACGAAAACCCGTATTTGCTCATCACCGATAAGAAAATCAGCAATATGCAGGACCTCGTGCCAGTTTTGGAAAAGAGCCTGCAAACGGGCCGCCCGCTCCTCATCATCGCCGAAGATGTTGATAGCCAAGCACTGGGCGTGCTGGTTGTCAACCGCCTCCGCGCCGGCCTCAAGGTAGTGGCCGTGAAAGCACCCGGCTTCGGCGACCGTCGCAAAGCCATGCTCGAAGACATCGCCATCCTTACCGGCGGCACTGTCATCAGCGAAGAGCAAGGCTACAAACTCGAAAACGCTGGCCTCGAACACCTCGGCCAATGCGAGCGCATCACCGTTGACAAAGACAACACTACCATCGTCGGCGGCAAAGGCAAGAGCGATGACATCAAGGCTCGCGTGAATCAAATCAAGCAACAAATCGAATCCACTACCAGCGACTACGACCGCGAGAAACTGCAAGAGCGCCTGGCGAAACTGTCGGGCGGCGTGGCCGTGCTCTACGTCGGCGCTGCTACCGAAGTGGAGATGAAAGAGAAAAAAGACCGCGTGGACGACGCTTTGCACGCAACCCGTGCCGCCATCGAAGAGGGTATCGTTCCCGGTGGTGGCGTGGCGCTGGTGCGCAGCCTCGGCAGCCTCAGCAGCCTGAAAGGCGTGAACGAGGATGAAAACTTCGGTATCCAAATCGTGCGCAAATCGCTCGAAGCCCCCATCCGCATCATCGCCGAAAATGCAGGCATTGACGGTTCGGTGGTGTTCCACAAAGTGGCCGATGAAAAAGGCGCTTTCGGCTACAACGCTCGCACCGACAAATACGAAGACCTGAAAAAAGCGGGTATCATTGACCCGACGAAAGTGACTCGTATCGCCCTTGAAAATGCCGCTTCCATCGCTGGCCTCGTGCTCACGACGGAATGCGTCATCAACGAGAAGCCGGAGAAAAAAGCAGCGGCACACAGCCATCCGGGCATGGGCGGCATGGACATGATGTAA
- a CDS encoding alpha-galactosidase — protein MHFRQAVLKLNDKTYTLLPGRANSFDEIYADFQQTAENGGARWGLFLHPKQDVVIQRLEIQFDWPLSAHARFFANGYQSGSESRWLSVGEANPRTHWLARIRAGKESDEHIPDIPRGRGYWHSWTYTSVCHAAEAEAKNGGHAAITFFGSLNENTGFTLFLYDQPNGIFTVRKDMDGLQLSHSFPALDFWIGEGSEREVFERYFALLGIEPTPNPAQLGWGSDGIGAKKIAEKDVFQSLDNVAGSALPFRIFQIGEGWQTDVGDWLSSNERFPNGMGLVAQKIKEKGMVPCLWLAPFAVSKNSSLSKKHPNWLLKNAKGAPLKIGWSRKYGGGYHALDFYNNEVRNHLGGVFHQVLEQWGFEVIRLDYLFAACAAPPSGKTRGQVMHEAMEFLKKLAGSKKSIACGVPLGAVFGLVDYCRLGGEAHQGWKNRLQALLGLRNRADTQTSLRSSLGHWPLVGRAFHNVLDVFSLEAGQSKRVMELQYTSLTIHALLGSLLFSGDKIERFAPEQIAELEAVLDWRGSRATQVIEAQKDVFQIYFENGGAHFCAYCNLTSKPQTLTRDAERIELMPFETLVLTQVNNKKGAHFPN, from the coding sequence ATGCACTTCCGTCAAGCCGTTCTGAAACTTAACGACAAGACCTACACGCTCCTGCCCGGGCGAGCCAATTCGTTTGATGAAATCTATGCCGATTTCCAGCAAACGGCCGAGAATGGCGGAGCGCGATGGGGACTGTTTCTGCACCCCAAACAAGATGTCGTGATTCAACGCCTTGAAATTCAGTTTGATTGGCCGCTTTCTGCCCATGCTCGTTTTTTTGCGAACGGCTACCAATCGGGGAGCGAAAGCCGCTGGCTCAGCGTTGGCGAGGCAAACCCGCGCACACATTGGCTGGCAAGAATCCGAGCGGGAAAAGAGAGCGATGAACATATTCCCGACATTCCGCGAGGACGCGGCTATTGGCACTCGTGGACATACACTTCTGTGTGCCATGCCGCTGAAGCAGAAGCAAAAAATGGTGGACACGCCGCAATAACGTTCTTTGGCTCATTGAACGAAAACACCGGGTTCACTCTATTCCTCTACGACCAGCCAAATGGTATTTTCACGGTGCGAAAAGACATGGATGGCTTGCAATTGTCCCATTCGTTTCCCGCACTTGACTTTTGGATAGGGGAGGGCAGCGAACGGGAAGTTTTTGAGCGATACTTCGCACTGCTCGGCATCGAGCCTACTCCCAATCCTGCCCAATTGGGGTGGGGGAGCGACGGAATCGGCGCGAAAAAGATTGCCGAAAAAGATGTGTTTCAAAGCCTTGATAATGTGGCTGGTAGCGCTTTGCCGTTTCGGATATTTCAAATAGGGGAAGGTTGGCAAACCGACGTGGGCGACTGGCTTTCCTCGAACGAGCGATTTCCGAACGGCATGGGACTTGTAGCCCAAAAAATCAAGGAAAAAGGGATGGTTCCCTGTCTGTGGCTGGCCCCATTTGCAGTGTCAAAAAATTCGAGTCTTTCAAAAAAACATCCCAACTGGCTCCTAAAAAATGCCAAAGGCGCTCCCCTCAAGATTGGCTGGTCTCGCAAATATGGGGGGGGGTATCACGCGCTGGATTTTTACAACAACGAGGTACGCAACCATTTGGGCGGCGTGTTTCATCAGGTGCTGGAACAATGGGGGTTCGAGGTGATTCGACTTGATTATTTGTTTGCGGCGTGCGCGGCTCCACCGTCGGGCAAGACGCGCGGGCAAGTGATGCACGAGGCGATGGAGTTTTTGAAAAAATTGGCCGGCAGCAAAAAGAGCATTGCCTGCGGCGTGCCTTTGGGTGCCGTGTTTGGGTTGGTTGACTATTGTCGTTTGGGGGGCGAGGCGCATCAGGGATGGAAAAATCGCTTGCAAGCTCTTTTAGGCCTGCGCAACCGGGCGGACACACAGACCTCTCTTCGCTCCTCTCTCGGTCATTGGCCTTTGGTCGGTCGCGCTTTTCACAATGTGCTTGACGTGTTTTCCTTAGAAGCCGGGCAATCCAAACGCGTGATGGAACTACAATACACCTCGCTCACCATCCATGCGTTGCTCGGCAGTTTGCTTTTTAGCGGGGATAAAATCGAGCGTTTTGCGCCGGAACAAATAGCCGAATTGGAGGCAGTGCTCGATTGGCGTGGCAGCCGCGCCACACAAGTCATTGAAGCCCAAAAAGATGTGTTTCAAATTTACTTTGAAAACGGCGGCGCACACTTCTGCGCATACTGCAACTTGACATCAAAGCCACAGACACTGACACGAGATGCTGAACGAATCGAACTTATGCCCTTCGAAACCCTCGTGCTGACACAGGTGAACAACAAAAAAGGTGCTCATTTCCCCAATTAG
- a CDS encoding ParB/RepB/Spo0J family partition protein → MAKKTQFSTSGVAALLRNAGQFEKAVQENPQEVVRELATAVAMLPVSQVKPNKGQPRKRFDDESMEELAASIRAHGIIQPITVRRIHDKEYQIISGERRHRAAQLAGLKEIPAYVRLANDQELLEMALIENIQREDLNAWEVAISYGRLADEFKMSHESISERVGKKRSTVTNYIRLLKFEGDDDIKHGIIDGKISMGHARALAGIENNPAFRKVLFNRILAEDLSVRATEEAIAEYHESRKPKAPKEAKNVPQFMRDIEDRFNAFFGSKIQMKRDEKGKGQIVLKFRNDVELNRLLDALER, encoded by the coding sequence ATGGCAAAAAAGACACAATTCAGCACCAGCGGCGTAGCTGCCCTGTTGCGCAATGCGGGACAATTCGAAAAGGCCGTGCAGGAAAATCCGCAGGAAGTCGTGCGCGAACTGGCCACCGCAGTGGCCATGCTGCCCGTGAGCCAAGTCAAGCCCAACAAAGGACAACCCCGCAAACGCTTCGACGATGAATCCATGGAAGAGCTCGCGGCCAGCATCCGGGCGCATGGCATCATACAGCCCATCACCGTGCGGCGCATCCACGACAAGGAATACCAAATCATCTCCGGCGAACGCCGGCACCGCGCGGCGCAGCTCGCCGGCTTGAAGGAAATACCCGCCTATGTTCGCCTCGCCAACGACCAAGAACTGTTGGAAATGGCGCTCATCGAGAACATCCAGCGCGAAGACCTGAACGCATGGGAGGTGGCCATTTCTTACGGGCGACTGGCCGACGAGTTCAAAATGTCGCATGAGTCCATCTCAGAGCGCGTGGGCAAAAAACGCAGCACCGTCACCAACTACATCCGCCTGCTCAAATTTGAGGGCGACGACGACATCAAGCACGGCATCATTGATGGGAAAATCAGCATGGGCCACGCACGCGCGCTGGCAGGCATCGAAAACAACCCTGCATTTCGCAAAGTCTTGTTCAACAGAATTTTAGCCGAAGATCTTTCGGTACGAGCCACGGAAGAGGCCATCGCAGAATATCACGAAAGCCGCAAGCCCAAAGCACCGAAGGAGGCCAAAAACGTGCCTCAGTTCATGCGCGACATTGAGGATAGGTTCAATGCTTTTTTTGGCTCAAAAATCCAGATGAAGCGCGACGAAAAAGGGAAAGGGCAAATTGTGCTGAAGTTCAGAAACGACGTAGAGTTGAATCGCCTGTTGGATGCCTTGGAACGGTGA
- a CDS encoding co-chaperone GroES → MMKPIADRVLIKPAPADEKTKGGIIIPDTAKEKPQRGEVVAVGPGKDGNLMTVNVGDIVLYGKYSGQEINFEGQDYLIMREDDILVII, encoded by the coding sequence ATTATGAAACCAATCGCAGACCGTGTTCTTATCAAGCCTGCGCCCGCTGACGAAAAAACGAAAGGCGGCATTATCATCCCCGACACTGCCAAAGAAAAACCACAGCGCGGCGAAGTCGTCGCGGTAGGCCCCGGCAAAGACGGCAATCTCATGACCGTCAACGTGGGCGACATCGTTCTCTATGGCAAATACTCTGGTCAAGAAATCAATTTCGAGGGGCAAGACTACCTCATCATGCGTGAAGACGACATTCTCGTCATCATTTAA
- a CDS encoding sugar kinase, protein MRRPIDILSAGELLVDFITAEFVQNLEEAMLFKRVPGGSPANLCMNMARLGNNCMLVASVGNDDMGTVLRNYVARLGVDVANVAQVEEPTTLILVTRSSAVSNFQPYRGADAMLSIRQFPFQRFDDIGVFHTTCFALSKQPARDVILQAAHKAQRAKCLISIDANYSEKIWPERRDAKKAVSEICRHGALVKVSDVDWGRLYEDESPKPDAVIDHFLKLGAKEVCYTLGVQGCWVGNGDERHFLPAREVEVKDTTGAGDAFWSGYLTARLDGKTLLECAIAGRRMAELKLGHFGPLPEKVAKEHVYADFA, encoded by the coding sequence ATGCGCAGACCTATTGACATTCTTTCTGCTGGCGAGCTGCTGGTGGATTTCATCACCGCTGAATTTGTGCAGAACCTCGAAGAAGCCATGCTTTTCAAGCGAGTGCCCGGTGGCAGCCCCGCCAACTTGTGCATGAACATGGCTCGATTGGGCAACAATTGTATGCTGGTGGCCTCGGTTGGCAACGACGATATGGGCACCGTGCTGCGCAACTATGTAGCTCGTTTGGGCGTGGACGTGGCCAATGTGGCGCAAGTGGAAGAACCCACCACGCTTATTCTCGTGACCCGCTCCTCTGCCGTTTCCAATTTTCAACCCTACCGCGGCGCGGATGCCATGCTCTCCATTCGCCAGTTCCCTTTCCAGCGATTCGACGACATTGGGGTTTTCCACACCACTTGTTTTGCGCTGAGCAAACAACCTGCCCGCGATGTCATTTTGCAAGCCGCGCACAAGGCTCAACGCGCCAAATGCCTCATCAGCATTGATGCCAATTACTCCGAAAAAATCTGGCCCGAGCGCCGCGACGCGAAAAAAGCCGTGAGTGAGATATGCCGTCATGGTGCGTTGGTCAAAGTGAGCGATGTGGATTGGGGGCGCCTCTACGAGGACGAATCGCCCAAGCCAGACGCGGTGATTGACCATTTTCTGAAATTGGGAGCCAAAGAAGTTTGCTACACATTGGGTGTGCAAGGGTGTTGGGTTGGCAATGGGGACGAACGGCACTTTCTCCCTGCACGCGAGGTGGAGGTGAAAGACACCACTGGCGCAGGCGACGCTTTTTGGTCGGGCTATCTGACGGCCCGGCTCGACGGCAAGACGCTGCTCGAATGCGCCATCGCTGGTCGCCGCATGGCTGAGTTGAAGTTGGGGCATTTTGGGCCGTTACCCGAAAAAGTCGCCAAAGAGCATGTTTATGCGGATTTTGCATAA
- a CDS encoding CotH kinase family protein, which yields MTFRLRFLFPAFFFAWMGGAFLHAQTQPVQYSQHGGLYANPVSVSLSCATPGATIRYTLDGSEPTAQSAIYPNSPLAFNSTGVLRARAYAPGLPPSPIGTHTYFVGISHTFPVVSLVFDHASFFDSLTGIYTNYAQDLTANANIEFFENGIDKAVFNQLAEIEVQGTGSASQPQKSLEIKGKNSLGLGEFHYPLFPARPFEAYKRFVLRNSGQDWCVLQFRDAFATSLLLDRSDIGDILLPPRLYMQAWRPAVVYFNGQYWGIHNVRERMNRFYVRQHFGWEEDEFDMIENYGDVSSGTADIWNHFQSYLQQTESGFENNSVFENLKKQIDYHNFLDYCVFNIYLENQDWPGNNVRRFRHRSESGKWRWLTYDLDFTFGLFQNPNGWNTGDPSPNALARLLDASSTEWPNPDWATLLFRRCWQNPTFRRDFANRLADMLNTAFVPQRVSQRLNEFRALYQPEITRHFQRWWFGDFNTTWLDNIEKARYFAFHRSDFARQEVLIAMDEAYDLAELTVDVQPAGGGRVEVSTVRPAGIQFPWKGIYFKGVPLPLKAVANPGYEFVGWSSPALGTADSVALTMSAPTYLVAHFKLTPVSVTEARPARVTIYPNPFQEVLIVSGDAYKRGDFRVQLFDALGQMVGDEASASHGAGMVLSNVAALPTGVYFLKITGNDGKETVSKVVKQ from the coding sequence ATGACTTTTCGCCTTCGCTTTCTGTTCCCCGCTTTCTTTTTCGCATGGATGGGGGGGGCTTTTCTTCATGCTCAGACACAACCCGTCCAGTACTCCCAACACGGGGGCTTGTATGCCAATCCAGTCAGCGTTTCTTTGTCGTGCGCCACGCCGGGAGCGACCATTCGCTACACGCTGGATGGCTCTGAGCCTACCGCCCAATCGGCCATTTATCCCAATTCGCCATTGGCTTTCAACTCAACTGGCGTGCTTCGGGCGCGTGCTTACGCGCCGGGGTTGCCCCCTTCGCCTATTGGCACACATACATACTTCGTAGGCATAAGCCACACTTTCCCGGTGGTGTCGCTGGTCTTTGACCACGCTTCTTTTTTTGACTCGCTGACGGGCATTTATACCAACTATGCGCAGGATTTGACGGCGAACGCGAACATCGAGTTTTTTGAAAATGGCATAGACAAAGCGGTTTTCAATCAATTGGCGGAAATAGAGGTTCAAGGCACGGGCAGTGCCTCGCAACCACAGAAATCGCTAGAAATAAAAGGTAAAAACTCGCTCGGCTTGGGGGAGTTTCATTATCCGCTTTTTCCCGCTCGCCCTTTTGAGGCGTACAAACGATTCGTGTTGCGCAATAGCGGGCAAGATTGGTGTGTGCTCCAATTCCGCGATGCCTTTGCAACCAGCCTGCTGCTCGACCGCTCCGACATCGGCGATATCTTGCTCCCTCCGCGACTTTATATGCAAGCGTGGCGACCTGCGGTGGTGTATTTCAACGGTCAATACTGGGGGATTCACAACGTGCGCGAACGGATGAACCGTTTTTATGTGCGCCAACATTTTGGTTGGGAAGAAGACGAGTTTGACATGATTGAAAACTACGGGGATGTCTCATCAGGCACCGCCGACATTTGGAATCATTTTCAAAGCTACTTGCAACAAACAGAGAGTGGTTTTGAGAACAACTCGGTGTTTGAAAACCTGAAAAAGCAAATCGACTATCACAATTTTCTGGATTACTGCGTCTTCAACATTTATTTGGAAAATCAGGATTGGCCCGGCAACAATGTGCGGCGTTTCAGGCACAGAAGCGAGTCTGGCAAATGGCGATGGCTGACCTACGACCTCGATTTCACCTTTGGCCTTTTTCAAAACCCCAATGGCTGGAACACAGGCGACCCTTCGCCCAATGCGTTGGCTCGTTTGCTGGATGCCTCCTCCACGGAGTGGCCCAACCCCGACTGGGCGACCTTGTTGTTTCGGCGCTGCTGGCAAAACCCAACTTTTCGCCGCGACTTCGCCAACCGCTTGGCCGATATGCTCAACACGGCGTTTGTGCCGCAACGGGTAAGCCAGCGCCTGAACGAGTTTCGCGCGCTTTATCAACCAGAAATAACACGGCACTTTCAACGCTGGTGGTTTGGCGATTTTAATACTACTTGGCTCGACAACATAGAAAAAGCGCGGTATTTTGCCTTTCACCGATCTGATTTCGCACGCCAAGAAGTTCTTATTGCGATGGACGAGGCGTACGATTTGGCCGAACTGACAGTGGATGTGCAGCCGGCAGGCGGGGGTAGGGTAGAGGTGAGCACTGTGCGTCCGGCTGGTATCCAGTTCCCGTGGAAAGGCATTTATTTCAAAGGGGTGCCGCTGCCCTTGAAGGCCGTGGCGAACCCCGGCTACGAGTTTGTCGGTTGGTCAAGTCCTGCGTTGGGCACAGCGGATTCGGTGGCTCTAACTATGTCCGCCCCAACCTACTTGGTGGCTCATTTTAAGCTCACGCCAGTGAGTGTCACGGAAGCGAGACCCGCGCGTGTCACGATTTACCCCAACCCTTTCCAGGAGGTGCTGATTGTGTCTGGCGATGCCTATAAGCGAGGAGATTTTCGAGTGCAGTTATTTGATGCGTTGGGGCAGATGGTTGGAGACGAGGCATCTGCGTCACATGGTGCGGGCATGGTGTTGTCCAATGTTGCCGCGTTGCCAACTGGGGTCTATTTTTTGAAAATAACAGGCAATGACGGCAAGGAAACGGTGAGCAAAGTGGTAAAACAGTAG
- a CDS encoding glycoside hydrolase family 78 protein, producing MKKMFTPLLCCFGLFGLSAQDAHVGSLTCEHRVNPIGLDTKQPRFSWKIQTEQRGWRQGAYHIQVATKTDFSTKNLVWDSDRIDSDGSILQPYKGAALKSGTRYWWRVKVWDEKGQESAWSAAAFWETALFSPADWKASWIEPEQEAQPPRYSPAWMLRKGFSLNKKIASARAYATAQGIYELYLNGQKVGDEVLTPGWTTYYKRLQYQTFDVTNLLQEGQNGVGAMLGEGWWRSGLGWEENWAFYGKKLAFLCQIHIRYADGSEEWVATDGSWKCSNEGPVRANEIYYGEDYDARREMPGWNTASFDDSRWRNVTTAKPPNTTLVAANSVPVRRIQEILPVRFFITPKGELVADMGQNMVGWVRLKMKGKKGTTVTLRHAEVLDKNGNFYTDNLRSAKQRLRYTLRGDKDGEVYEPCFTFMGFRYVAIEGFPGQLSTGDLLGIVVHSDMTPTGTFECSHPLVNQLQRNILWGQKGNFVDIPTDCPQRDERMGWTGDAQVFARTAAFNMDVSAFFAKWLQDLAAEQRPSGAVPFVIPDVLNRPDSMNVGVSAGWGDAAVIIPWVMYEVYGDKQLLEHQYASMKGYVDYIHEKSGESLVWKGGSVFGDWLFYHPSPDHLDYHVQPDAHTNHDFISTAFFAHSAELVSRAAAVLGKNEDAAAYKALFEKIKKVFAHEFITPAGRTISSASQTSYVLALHFGLMPDTLRAAALQYLKNDILQKKKHLSTGFLGTPYLCHVLSENGEAELAYDLLLQESYPSWLYPVKMGATTIWERWDGQKPDSTFQTPGMNSFNHYAYGAIGDWMYQAAAGLRLGEPGYKHIAIEPLLTDKLSYAKASYQSSYGEIASGWERSGDKVALRVTIPPNSTATIRLPRADNKEVRENGVPLGFSLGLKTASLKGDGLELEYGSGTYLFEWTLTKQ from the coding sequence ATGAAGAAAATGTTCACCCCCTTGCTCTGTTGCTTTGGCCTATTCGGCCTTTCCGCTCAGGATGCGCACGTCGGAAGCCTCACCTGTGAGCACCGCGTCAACCCCATCGGGTTGGATACCAAACAACCTCGTTTCAGTTGGAAAATTCAAACTGAACAGCGCGGTTGGCGCCAAGGTGCCTACCACATACAAGTCGCCACCAAAACTGATTTTTCAACAAAAAACCTTGTTTGGGATTCCGACAGGATAGACTCGGACGGCTCGATATTGCAGCCATACAAAGGCGCGGCTTTAAAATCCGGCACACGCTACTGGTGGCGCGTGAAAGTGTGGGACGAAAAAGGGCAAGAATCCGCTTGGAGCGCCGCTGCATTTTGGGAAACGGCGCTGTTCTCGCCTGCTGATTGGAAAGCCTCTTGGATAGAACCGGAGCAAGAGGCTCAGCCGCCGCGATATTCGCCCGCTTGGATGCTCCGAAAGGGGTTTTCGCTCAACAAGAAAATAGCTTCCGCTCGCGCATACGCGACAGCGCAAGGCATATACGAACTGTATCTGAACGGCCAAAAAGTCGGCGACGAAGTGCTCACACCCGGCTGGACTACTTACTACAAACGTCTTCAATATCAGACTTTTGACGTGACCAACCTGCTCCAAGAAGGACAAAATGGCGTGGGTGCCATGCTTGGCGAAGGTTGGTGGCGTAGTGGCTTGGGCTGGGAAGAAAACTGGGCGTTTTATGGGAAAAAACTGGCCTTTCTGTGTCAAATCCATATACGCTATGCGGACGGCTCCGAGGAATGGGTTGCGACCGACGGCTCTTGGAAATGCAGCAACGAAGGCCCCGTGCGCGCCAATGAAATATATTATGGCGAGGACTACGACGCGCGACGAGAAATGCCCGGCTGGAACACTGCCTCTTTCGACGACAGCCGTTGGCGCAACGTGACGACTGCCAAACCACCCAACACAACGTTGGTGGCTGCGAACAGCGTACCTGTTCGAAGGATACAAGAAATCTTGCCTGTTCGCTTTTTCATCACCCCAAAAGGCGAGCTCGTGGCCGATATGGGACAGAATATGGTGGGCTGGGTACGCCTTAAAATGAAGGGCAAAAAAGGCACCACCGTCACGCTTCGCCACGCGGAAGTGCTCGACAAAAACGGCAATTTTTACACAGACAATCTGCGCTCGGCCAAACAACGACTCCGCTACACCTTGCGCGGCGACAAGGATGGCGAGGTGTATGAGCCGTGTTTCACTTTCATGGGCTTCCGCTATGTGGCTATCGAGGGGTTCCCCGGCCAATTGAGCACGGGTGATTTGCTTGGCATCGTCGTTCACTCGGATATGACACCGACCGGGACGTTTGAGTGCTCGCACCCGTTGGTCAACCAGTTGCAACGCAACATTTTGTGGGGTCAGAAGGGCAATTTTGTGGACATCCCAACCGATTGCCCCCAACGCGACGAGCGGATGGGCTGGACGGGCGATGCCCAAGTGTTTGCTCGCACGGCTGCCTTCAACATGGATGTGTCGGCGTTCTTTGCCAAATGGCTACAAGACCTGGCCGCCGAACAGCGACCCAGCGGCGCTGTTCCTTTCGTGATTCCTGACGTGTTGAACCGACCCGATTCGATGAATGTGGGCGTGTCTGCAGGGTGGGGCGATGCGGCGGTCATTATCCCGTGGGTGATGTATGAAGTGTATGGCGACAAACAACTGCTTGAACACCAGTATGCGAGCATGAAGGGATATGTAGATTACATCCATGAAAAATCAGGCGAATCGCTTGTGTGGAAAGGAGGCAGTGTTTTTGGCGACTGGCTCTTTTACCATCCCTCGCCCGACCATTTGGATTACCACGTCCAGCCAGATGCGCACACCAACCACGACTTTATTTCCACGGCTTTTTTTGCGCATAGTGCTGAATTGGTGAGTCGTGCTGCAGCGGTATTGGGCAAAAACGAAGATGCCGCCGCCTACAAAGCATTATTTGAGAAAATCAAAAAAGTCTTTGCGCATGAGTTCATCACGCCTGCTGGGCGCACCATTTCCTCGGCCTCACAGACCTCCTATGTGTTGGCCCTGCATTTTGGCTTAATGCCCGACACGCTTCGCGCCGCTGCTTTGCAATATCTCAAAAATGATATTTTGCAAAAGAAAAAACACCTCTCGACGGGTTTTCTCGGCACGCCTTATCTCTGTCATGTGCTATCGGAAAATGGGGAAGCGGAGCTCGCATACGATTTGTTGCTGCAAGAGTCTTATCCTTCATGGCTCTATCCGGTGAAGATGGGGGCCACCACGATTTGGGAACGGTGGGATGGTCAAAAACCAGACTCTACTTTCCAGACACCGGGCATGAACTCATTTAATCACTATGCTTATGGAGCCATTGGAGATTGGATGTATCAAGCCGCCGCAGGGCTGCGATTGGGCGAGCCGGGTTACAAGCACATCGCGATAGAGCCGCTACTGACCGACAAACTATCCTATGCGAAAGCCTCTTACCAAAGCAGTTATGGGGAAATTGCTTCAGGTTGGGAACGCTCTGGCGACAAAGTCGCCCTCCGCGTCACTATACCCCCGAACTCCACCGCGACTATTCGCCTGCCCCGTGCTGATAACAAGGAGGTTCGTGAAAACGGTGTGCCACTGGGTTTTTCATTGGGGCTGAAAACCGCTTCACTAAAAGGGGATGGCCTTGAGTTGGAATACGGTTCGGGCACCTACTTGTTTGAGTGGACACTGACGAAGCAGTAA